The sequence GTaaactgttataataataataataatatagatatggatagtcaattttggtgtatacatatagtcaattttggtacacaaagtatgtatttttatattgagattttaggctataaatactcatgaatgcaagcattaaacttgcaccatttctcacacttacaaagtgtttctttctttctctccattatcatctttgttcttacacttcattattagtattctaaatcaagaatcaaatcactaaaggtagttataagcctactgaattataacatcaagaatcaaaccactaaaggtagttataagcctactgaattataacacgttatcagcacgataatcttaatactaaatatggttggctctgccaccaaaatgatatatggtcggttataccaccaaaatgatatatggtcggttataccaccaaaatgatatatggtcggttataccaccagaatgatataggtcggttataccacctgaaaaaatatatggtcgacactgtcgccaaattttcatttatgtttactaatatttatatttttgttatataacatttatttatgattgcttacacatggtcgacactgtcacctacttatcatttatgttatattaaatttatgtttaatgtttatatacttatgaatataaattgactctaatttatcatgatgtttgttttaatttttgataatagaaaatgtcgaatctggaaaagcttaaatttactcctttagaatcaactggaaacaactacatgccatgggttataaaagtaaaaatgcatcttaaatcaatgggcattcttgaaaccataaatgaaaacaacacttgttctgaaaaagaacaagctacggcatgttgctttattcatcaacatattgatgaatgcttacaaaataattatgtgactgtagaagatccccatgttttatgggaaggtctcaaaagcagattcaataatcaaagagaaattttactttcagctgcaatggaacaatggagaacattaaggttccaagactttaagaaagtaaatgaatacagctcagctctgtataatacatgttcacaacttaaattctgtggacatgaaattagtgatgcagacatgatggagaaaactttctccacaatgaatgctgcaaacatcacagtgcaaagaaatttgagaatgctaaagttcaaaacatatcctgaacttaattcatatctcttagttgcagagcaaaatgatgagctattaatgaaaaatcagcaatcccgtcctactggtacacttgcaatccctgaagcaaatactgcaaataattataaacagggacaaggacgcgggcaaggtcgtggttataataaccatcaccatcatcatgccaaaagccataactatggtagaaaccatccttatggtaatggtaatgggcgtggacgtggacgtggtcgtggtcgtggccgtggtggtcaaagaaatagtaatccacgaaaatataaatatcaaccacaaaacaagcccattaaacaagatgttgaagaaaattcttctaaaaattctgaagaatcttgctacagatgtggtagaatgggccactgggctaatacttgccgaacatctaaacatcttgttaagatgtatcaggattcgctgaaaggtaaagaaaaggaagtaaattttgtggataatattgatccaacagtcactgagaaaccatctgatttatatgaagatttcttgaatgtttaagttgtgtgtcttttgaaaaataaacgatttaatatcgtctgtctttgtcattatgtttgctaaatgtttcagtactatctatttgcgtttaaaatattgtgtaatattaatgtactcactatttatttcttatatatgaagttcaatatgaattttgctggaatacaacatcaatcaagtggtggagatctctgtatagcagacagtggaactacacacactatacttaaatccgagaaatattttattgatctaaaaccaacggaaggaactatacatacaatatcaggacctgctaacttgataaaagagataggaaaggcaaatttcatactaccaaatggtacaaaatttttaataaatgatgccttattttctcccaagtcaagcagaaatttattgagtttctccgacatataccttaacgggtatgattatcagtcagtgacaacagaaaatgagaaatatttaagtatcactgacaagagtcatgtggttgaaaaactgccaagacttagttctggattacattatacacatataaatgtaccagaaatacatatggtagttaacgaaaaatatattgatcctggtgtattcagtttatggcataacagattaggccatccaggatcaacaatgatgaaaaggattattgaatgtactcatggacatccactaaaggatagaaaaatccatcatgatacaatggttccatgtacatcttgctctcttggaaaattgataactagaccctcaccacttaaggttgagaaagaatcaccaatgtttcttgaaagaattcaaggtgatatatgtggaccaattcatccaccatgtggaccatttagatatttcatggttctaatagacgcatctagcagatggtctcatgtttgtctgttatcaagccgtaatgtggcatttgcaaaatttcttgcccaaattattaaattgagagctcattttcctgattacaccattaaaagggtgagacttgataatgctggtgaatttacatctcaagcatttaatgactattgcatgtctataggaattgttgttgaacattctgttgctcatgtgcatacacaaaatggtttagccgagtcattgattaaacgtttacaattaatcgctagaccattgataatgagaacaaaactccctgtatctatatggggtcatgcaattttacatgctgctgcattgattcgcatcagaccaagtgcaagtcataaatattcccccctacaacttgcttttggtcaagagccaaatatttcccatcttagaacatttggttgtgcagtgtatgttccaattgcgacaccacaacgtacaaaaatgggtcctcaaaggaggttgggaatatatgttggatatgaaacatcttcaatattaaggtatattgaacctatgacaggtgacgtttttacagcacgttttgctgattgtcattttaatgaaacattgttccctagattagggggagaaatgaaaaataaagaaaatgatgtttcatggtgtgaacctcaattaaagtatcttgatcctcgcacaaaagaatgcgagacagaagttcaaaagataatgcatatacaagaacttgcaaatcaattgcctgatgcatttacagatacaaaaacggtgacaaaatcatatataccagcagtaaatactccagctcgaattgaaattccaaaagctggcaataacgtcactcatgaatctttgccacgtcagaaacgtggaagaccaatcggttcaaaggataaaaatcctcgaaaaagaaaatcagctgataatgaagtaaaagaaagtgttcaagaagaatcacaaatcagtactcctactgcagaggagattgatgatgtcaatacagaaattgcaatcaattatgcatattcaaaaatattatggaaccgaaatgaaatgaaaaatcttgatgagaaattttcatttaatgttgcatatgacatcatgaataatgatgatgatccagaaccaacatctatggttgaatgtcaaaatagacatgattgggctcaatggaaagaagcaatacgagctgaattagaatcactcaataaaagaaaagttttcggatccatcattctcactcctaaagatgtgaaacctgtaggatacagatggatttttgtccgaaaaagaaatgagaaaaatgaagttacaaggtataaagctagacttgtagctcaaggtttttctcaaagaccgggaattgattatgaagaaacttattctcctgttatggatgcaattacttttaggtacttaatcagtctggcagtttctaaaaatttagaaatgcatctcatggatgttgtgactgcttatctatatggatcacttgatagtgatatatatatgaagatacctgaaggatttaaggtaccagaagcatcaaatgcaaaacccaaagaaatgtattcgattaaattacaaagatctttatatgggttaaaacaatcgggacgtatgtggtataaccgattaagtgattacttgataagcaaagggtatacaaataatcttacttgcccttgtgttttcattaagaaaacaacatccggatatgtgatcatagctgtttatgttgatgatcttaacatcataggtacaaataaagagatccatgaagccattcaacttctaaagaaagaatttgaaatgaaagatctcggaaaaaccaagtattgtcttggtttacaaattgagcatatgcctaatggtttacttgtacatcaaacaacatatactgaaaagattttgaaacgtttcaatatggacaaggcaaaaccattaagtactcctatggttgttagatcactcaatgttgaagctgatccatttcgtccatgtgaagatcaagaagacattcttggaccagaagtaccatatcttagtgcaattggagctcttatgtatcttacaaattgtacaagacctgacatttcttttgcagttaatttgttggcaaggttcagctctgctcctaccaaaagacactggaatgggatcaaacacatatttcgataccttcgaggaactactgatttaggattattttattctaacgaatcaaaacaagatttggttggttatgcagatgcaggttatttatctgatccacataaagctaaatctcaaactggatatgtattcctaaatggaggtactgcaatatcatggcgttctcaaaaacaaacacttgttgctacatcgtcaaatcatgccgaagtgattgcattacatgaagctactcgagaatgtttttggttgagatcaatgacacaactcattactgattcttgtggactagaacgcgataaaagtccaacaactatctttgaagataatgcagcttgcatagcacagatgaaagaagggtatatcaaaagtgaccgaacaaaacacataccacctagattcttctcatacactcaaaatctcattaaggacaaccagattgaaatgagatatgtgcaatctagcaaaaactctgctgatcttttcacgaaagcacttccaactgctattttcagaacacacgttcataacattggcatgagacatgttcaaaagatgtaacagctgaagcgatgtctacttgagggggagtcaactccatgctgcactctttttcccttagctaaagttttttcccactgggttttctttagcaaggtttttaacgaggcagtaatttatagttgatcttcaacaaaataaaattgctatccaagggggagtgttataataataataataatatagatatggatagtcaattttggtgtatacatatagtcaattttggtacacaaagtatgtatttttatattgagattttaggctataaatactcatgaatgcaagcattaaacttgcaccatttctcacacttacaaagtgtttctttctttctctccattatcatctttgttcttacacttcattattagtattctaaatcaagaatcaaatcactaaaggtagttataagcctactgaattataacatcaagaatcaaaccactaaaggtagttataagcctactgaattataacataaacaAACATTTCTTTGGTTAGTTACTTATAATTTTCTTAATTATTAACATGATGATGTGACTTTTCTTTAGGAAGTTTAGTGTTAGGAAGTTTAGTGTaagcttgttttttttttttatttaatgttttctctaAATATTTTTTTCGATAATCgtaattaaaaaataaaaggtaTAAGGTTTTTCTTATGTTCATACTACTAGGAAGGAATACTCTCTCATTGTTAAAATATTCATCATAGATAATATTCGAATCTGAGACTTATTGCAAGGACCTCAGCACTTCAACCACTGACCTATCTTGTGATGGTTAACatctttaatttatattttgttttttaaATATTGTCGACTTATGTACATATGAAAACTTTAATGTAGATAAATCTAAGCAATTGTTCTTATAATATTTGGATCTAACCGTGATGTACGAATTGTATTTATAGAGTTATGAAGCGAATCATTTTTGAGCAATGTGCGGTCTCTTCGATACTCTTAGAATCTAAAGTGAAGTAAttgtatttttttatgtatttgacattcaataattaaatatatacaaaGACGCCGATTCACAATTTACATAGAGTTACTTTCACCGATTTAGTTTTAAATAAATACGAGATAATTAATTAAATCATATACTTCGTGAGTTGTTGTTCTGAAAAAAGCATATACTACGTACTATCTATACTACGTACTTTTATACTATATATTTGTTGTGTGGATCGATGTCGCTAATATTCGAGTGTTTATAAGTGACAATTTTGTCTTATTCGTCACATGATATAGAGGGCCTCGATGTCATGATCAATGTCATGATCGTAGTTTGAACGAAATTTTTGATTAAATTTTCTTATTTGTAAATTGTCTCATAATTTACTTCTAAATCATTAACAAAATTACTTACTCAAATTTATATGAATTATTAgcaattttatacatattttcggtTGTAATATCGATAATAATTGTATATTATCTGTGTTTATTTCTAGAACATAGGGTATGGTATGCATTATACTCTAATTGTTTTATAGGGATGAATGTCAATGACTGTAAGTTTTGGAGGCTAATTGGGTCTGCAATGATTTGAGCTACATGGCTAACGATTAATAAAGTGTTGATGGAAGGTATATTCATGCTGGGCCGATGCCGTTAAAAGCATCAACTTATGATTTTTCTTTAGGCCACATTGGAAGctatcatcgtcatcgtcatcattTCTACATTTGGAGCAACAATGGTTCGATTTTGATCATTAAATCGTAATATGTTAGCTACGTTATATATGTAATTTACGGAGTAGTTGTTTTGTGAAAGTCAGTCCTCTCCTAACAATGTTGTTACACTTTGGCATGGCTCAAACGATTTGTATATGTCTAGGGATCGTTCATCAAATTTTGATACCTTTTGTTTTTTGATTATTTTTTCCAATCAAATACTCGCACAGAAGTTATACTTAATTACTTTGTATTACAAGTATATTAATTAATActgtaataatattaacattaatattaatagttaataaaagtatttaatattaattaatgaaattttctaatgacaaccctaagggttgtcaATAAGAGATTCACGCATgctaatttaatttgtacattcaaaGTAACTACCTTTTTTCTGGAAATAACCACCACTAAGTCAATAAATGTACCACCATTCATGCATCAAATTTTTTCTTAAagacaaccctaagggttgtcattagaaaatttcttaattaatataaatattaattaatttaagtTTTTTTAAGTATTACGGAGTAATATAATACGAGTAAGTAATACGGAGTACCTACTATCAAGCGTCAATCAAACAGTCGAACATCTGATTAATCAAACATAACGACTTAAACAAATAGTCTACGGCCATAACACTGCTTACAACAAACCCTTTTCTACTTCAATTCAAATACAAACCCACCTAAAAAATTCACTGTACATATATTCATCCATTTCATCTGTATCTATCTATACCACCTGCGACACAATTCAAACCATAAAAGCAAGCATTTTTTTGGGGCTTAATCAATCATAAAAAATGCCGGTGAAAGCCGGCGTCGTGTTATTATTGATCGTCTTATTGGCAACATTCACCGTTACTCCGGCGACGTGCGACGGCGGATATGATTATCCGGCGAGGGTTTTAACTCTATCAAGGGCTTTTCCGGCGAATAAAACCGTTGAGATTGAAATATTAAAGTCACGTGACCGTGTTAGACACGCACGAATTCTGCAAGACTTTAACGGCGGCGTTGTTGACTTTGATGTTTTTGGTACCTCTGATCCTTACTACGGCGGGTACTtttttataatttattttatttttttattaaatgcCCATTAATAAAGTTGCTCCTTTTATTAATTTCCATATCACCTTTTTTTGGGACCTGAATTTGAAATTATACAATGCACATACTTGAACGTTTCATTTCTTTCGAGTTATTGGCTATTGAATTCTTGCCAAAATCAATATACTGTACTAATTATATAAGGGGAGTGATAAGTACATAACTAAATTTCATCTATAAACAACCAAATATAGCTTGAGATGCttttaatgcatatttggataaaAACTGGTTTATAAATGTGATATCGTTGCTTATTGTAGTTTCTGTGTTTGTATTACTTTTATTGTGTCAAAATTACAGGGCTTGTGTAAATTGTTATACCCATGAAGTTTGATTCACAAAGCTTAAATCTTTTTAGGAAAATTTCATGGACCTTGCATTGAATTGTATGTATTTGTCTGTAAAAACCTGTTTTGTAGAGTATGGTCTTGATTTTTATTGTGTAAAAATCAAATGGCTTGTGTAGTTGTAAGGTGTGATCTTGTTCGCTGACTTATTGTTTAGAAGTTAACTAGTTTATTTTTGGTAgtacattatttatttatattcataGTAATAATAAAGAATAAATTGTTCATTCTTGATTGTGTTATAGATTGTATTTTGCAAAAGTGAAATTAGGCTCTCCACCGAAAGAATTCAATGTGCAGATTGATACAGGAAGCGATATCTTGTGGGTTACATGTAGTTCTTGCAGTGATTGTCCCGAAACAAGTGGATTTGGTGTATGTTTCCATTTCTACCTCTTCTTATAACGATTGTAAATAAAGATCAAATTACTCACTTATCTCTAATAATTATCGTTCCTTTTTGGTTATTGTTATAGACTTCACTCCATTTCTTTGATGTTGCAAGTTCTTCAAGTGCTTCTATAGTGTCCTGTTCAGACTCCATATGTTTTTCAAATTATAAAACTGGCGATTCGTCATGTTCTGGTGAAGACAATCAATGTAGCTACGAGTTTCATTATGCAGATGATAGTGGAACGTCTGGTCATTATGTGACCGATTTGTTATCCTTTGACACAGTTGTAGATTCTTCATTGGTTACCAATTCTTCAGCTTTTATTACTTTCGGGTTAGTTATTACTATATTTCTTATCTTGTACACCAACGTATACGAAGATGTGTTTTTAGGACtttaatgcatacaataggaattttcAAAGTTATCCTTATACAATAGTAACAATGTGTAAAATTTTATACACCTATTTACGTTAAACCCTTTTTTTGGTTATGTAAGATCTAATGATTATGGTTTTGTTGATAGGTGTAGTATATATCAATCTGGTAGCTTGACGAAATCAGATAAAGCCATAGACGGAATATTTGGATTCGGGCAACACGGTTTATCGGTTATATCACAACTTTCGGCTCTAGGGATCACACCAAAAGTATTCTCACATTGCTTACGTGGAGATGGAAATGGTGGTGGCAAACTTGTTCTTGGTGAAATTACGGCTCCAAACATGGTTTATAGTCCCCTTGTTCCATCACAGTATGTACTATCTTCAGTTTGCAATTTTTTTACTCTTGAAATCATGCTCATTATGTGTAGATATTACTGTTTTCTCGATTATTATTTAGTTATCGCGATTTGCAGTTTTAACTATTACAAAACTGCATATCGTATGGTAAAATAATGCCTACTCTATTACCACAATCTGAAGCCTTATTGGGTGTTTTAACTTTTACCGTCATTTCACTTGAAAACTCTATCTTTCACTAGAATGTAGCTTTGGTCATTTTATCTATTAGTTTTATAACGGATTAAATTAAATGTCTAAAAATGTAACAAACTTTCCCAAAAATCTATTCTATGCATCAAAATTTCAAATAATGCTATTGTATGCCACATCATCAAACTGGTGCCACATCAAATTCGTCGGTGTACCAGTTATAAGCGATAAGATACATACAATATGGGAGAATTAAAAGTTCGATgattaagattgaagcttatataaAGTTGGATACATTCAATAAAACTTTAGGTAAATTTGTTACCTTTTCAGACACATACCTCTTATAGATAGATACAATTGTCTGATGATTTAGCACCACTCCTTTCATGTTGAATTTGTTCACATATTACTTACAGATAGATATAATTGTCTGAATATGTGTAATCTTTTGTAATGTCTATTTTCAGGCTTCATTACAATCTGAATCTGCAGAGTATAGCAGTCGGTGATCAATTGTTGCCTATTGATTCATCGGTGTTTGAAACATCCGATAACCAAGGAACCATTATTGATACAGGAACAACATTAGCATATTTTGTCGCACAAGCATATGATCGTTTTGTAGATGCTGTTAGTACCATTTCTTTACTTTCAAAATATCAGTATTTTTCGTTTGACTTTGGTGGTCAAACGGGTCAGTT comes from Rutidosis leptorrhynchoides isolate AG116_Rl617_1_P2 chromosome 4, CSIRO_AGI_Rlap_v1, whole genome shotgun sequence and encodes:
- the LOC139844321 gene encoding aspartic proteinase 36-like isoform X1, with amino-acid sequence MPVKAGVVLLLIVLLATFTVTPATCDGGYDYPARVLTLSRAFPANKTVEIEILKSRDRVRHARILQDFNGGVVDFDVFGTSDPYYGGLYFAKVKLGSPPKEFNVQIDTGSDILWVTCSSCSDCPETSGFGTSLHFFDVASSSSASIVSCSDSICFSNYKTGDSSCSGEDNQCSYEFHYADDSGTSGHYVTDLLSFDTVVDSSLVTNSSAFITFGCSIYQSGSLTKSDKAIDGIFGFGQHGLSVISQLSALGITPKVFSHCLRGDGNGGGKLVLGEITAPNMVYSPLVPSQLHYNLNLQSIAVGDQLLPIDSSVFETSDNQGTIIDTGTTLAYFVAQAYDRFVDAITAAVSQLVTSFISKDTQCYLVMSRNSIATIFPTITLNFAGGASMILKPENYLVTGTPVRHGIPWCIAIQKSSNGVTVLGDLVLKDKIFVYDLSLRRIGWADYDCSADVNVSIKSNKNEYINAGQIRSTGLEVLLVHIFFWFLL
- the LOC139844321 gene encoding aspartic proteinase 36-like isoform X2 encodes the protein MPVKAGVVLLLIVLLATFTVTPATCDGGYDYPARVLTLSRAFPANKTVEIEILKSRDRVRHARILQDFNGGVVDFDVFGTSDPYYGGLYFAKVKLGSPPKEFNVQIDTGSDILWVTCSSCSDCPETSGFGTSLHFFDVASSSSASIVSCSDSICFSNYKTGDSSCSGEDNQCSYEFHYADDSGTSGHYVTDLLSFDTVVDSSLVTNSSAFITFGCSIYQSGSLTKSDKAIDGIFGFGQHGLSVISQLSALGITPKVFSHCLRGDGNGGGKLVLGEITAPNMVYSPLVPSQLHYNLNLQSIAVGDQLLPIDSSVFETSDNQGTIIDTGTTLAYFVAQAYDRFVDAITAAVSQLVTSFISKDTQCYLVMSRNSIATIFPTITLNFAGGASMILKPENYLVTGTPVRHGIPWCIAIQKSSNGVTVLGDLVLKDKIFVYDLSLRRIGWADYDSDVNVSIKSNKNEYINAGQIRSTGLEVLLVHIFFWFLL